In Gimesia benthica, a single window of DNA contains:
- a CDS encoding glycosyltransferase family 39 protein, producing the protein MDFPESTLQNTTSTRAYSKLWWLIPIVVLTVFLRGQNLSEVGYLFDESFSLQMVQFPFQEMMERIPEDTGPPMFYIILKAWIGLFGNSLFSTRMLSVALGTITVLGVYFLAYEAYRKRGDASSEKQARFIAITAALLAALCPLHITWSQRIRMYSLGTTLAVLSSLFLFRALKRPERSARDWGLFTLTGILLIYTHYFGLFTLTVEFGFALGYLLLNSTEKKWTHRLNHIWPLVLSAFAIWFVWSPWIPQFLYQRSHVNQTFWSSPLTWDRFGSQIALLFDLNLWLSNSPQKGLLAAEICFVFLVILVMGRRPADIYIALAASVPILIVVIISKISRSVFAYRYLQFAHIFMLIAIAVLLSRLPVKPLRLSMTVLVISGMGFLAWKHYEVRQKHAVLPGMETAIARFEQSRGADEKLICCNPMLFTSADAYSRNRHTIFVDGSPDRYPFFQGTAVIRENEYLAPAEYLGENSNAFWTLDAQRWFNGTWEVHVPTGWRKAGEMHFPEFYADLILRLYVREDKPQAQQTPLLQ; encoded by the coding sequence ATGGACTTTCCAGAATCCACTCTCCAAAACACGACTTCCACAAGAGCATATTCGAAACTCTGGTGGCTGATCCCGATCGTGGTATTGACTGTTTTTCTCAGGGGCCAAAACCTGTCAGAGGTAGGCTATCTGTTTGACGAGAGTTTCAGCCTGCAAATGGTCCAGTTCCCCTTTCAGGAAATGATGGAACGGATCCCTGAAGATACCGGCCCACCTATGTTCTATATCATCCTGAAAGCCTGGATAGGGTTATTCGGTAATTCCCTGTTTTCAACACGCATGTTGAGCGTCGCACTGGGAACAATTACGGTATTAGGGGTCTATTTCCTGGCCTATGAGGCGTACCGTAAACGAGGAGATGCCAGTTCAGAAAAACAGGCACGATTCATCGCTATTACCGCAGCTTTACTGGCGGCGCTCTGCCCACTGCATATCACCTGGTCTCAACGTATTCGCATGTATTCTCTGGGGACCACATTGGCTGTACTGTCGAGCTTGTTTCTTTTTCGTGCACTCAAGCGTCCTGAAAGGAGCGCACGTGACTGGGGCTTGTTTACTCTGACAGGAATCTTACTGATTTACACCCACTATTTTGGACTGTTTACGCTGACCGTCGAATTCGGGTTTGCACTTGGATATCTGCTATTGAATTCCACAGAAAAAAAGTGGACACATCGACTAAACCATATATGGCCTCTGGTTCTTTCTGCCTTCGCAATCTGGTTTGTCTGGTCTCCCTGGATTCCACAATTTTTGTACCAGCGATCACATGTAAATCAGACTTTCTGGAGTAGTCCCCTTACGTGGGATCGCTTTGGTTCACAAATCGCCCTGCTGTTCGATTTGAATTTATGGTTGAGCAATTCGCCACAGAAAGGTTTACTTGCTGCAGAAATCTGCTTTGTCTTCCTGGTGATCCTGGTCATGGGACGTCGTCCGGCTGATATTTATATTGCGCTAGCAGCAAGTGTCCCCATTTTGATTGTTGTCATCATTTCAAAAATATCTCGCAGTGTATTTGCATATCGCTATTTGCAATTCGCACATATTTTTATGTTAATTGCCATAGCTGTTCTGCTCTCTCGTCTCCCAGTGAAACCTCTCCGGTTGAGTATGACTGTTCTCGTCATATCAGGTATGGGATTCCTCGCCTGGAAGCATTATGAAGTCAGGCAAAAACATGCTGTTTTACCTGGTATGGAAACGGCAATTGCCCGTTTTGAACAGTCTCGGGGGGCGGATGAAAAATTGATCTGTTGTAACCCCATGTTATTTACTTCTGCTGATGCATATTCCCGAAACAGGCACACAATTTTTGTAGATGGTTCGCCGGACAGGTATCCCTTTTTTCAGGGGACAGCGGTCATTCGAGAAAATGAATATCTTGCACCCGCTGAATATCTTGGTGAGAACAGTAACGCATTCTGGACTCTGGATGCTCAACGCTGGTTCAATGGTACCTGGGAAGTTCATGTACCGACTGGCTGGAGAAAGGCAGGGGAAATGCATTTTCCTGAATTTTATGCAGATCTCATTTTGCGGTTATATGTTCGTGAAGATAAACCGCAGGCTCAGCAAACGCCACTTCTCCAATAA
- a CDS encoding DUF1559 family PulG-like putative transporter: MKSKPGNIVRINHSSLTEAFRQRAGFTLVELLVATAIIGILIALALPAVQSARNSARQLQCLNNMRNVSLGLLQATDSANRFPACGYFGDGTPTGGGSFRSWVVAILPYIDQSNLYNQWDVDRNYKDPVNAPLAQTHLPVLTCPDDITEVPGQGNLTYVVSSGVGFSAMIGGIHDCPVGPSSGKLDLNGNGITCNSSTEGDGTPSDREIFFQMGLFFNETWKGVIRAKRHHQMSGLTDGASNTMLISENIRTGYDPARPDSANWASPNPYLTSFYIGNPCLNSNCASGNVDYNRSNSGPSKINAGITQPEGSAPFPNSLHEGGVNVGYCDGHIQFLSADIDGKVYAALASPQGQALSGTPLEQ, translated from the coding sequence ATGAAATCTAAACCTGGAAATATCGTACGAATCAACCACAGTTCTCTAACAGAGGCGTTTCGCCAGAGAGCAGGTTTTACCCTTGTCGAATTACTGGTTGCGACAGCGATCATCGGGATCTTAATTGCGCTGGCGCTTCCCGCGGTTCAGTCAGCACGCAACTCGGCCAGACAGTTGCAGTGTTTAAATAATATGCGCAATGTAAGTCTGGGACTGCTACAGGCGACAGACAGTGCGAATCGGTTCCCTGCTTGTGGTTATTTCGGAGATGGGACACCGACAGGTGGGGGCTCTTTTCGGAGCTGGGTTGTGGCCATTCTACCTTATATTGATCAGTCCAACCTGTACAATCAATGGGATGTTGACCGGAACTACAAAGACCCCGTTAATGCTCCCCTGGCCCAAACGCATCTCCCTGTCCTGACCTGCCCTGATGATATTACTGAAGTCCCCGGCCAGGGAAATCTGACTTACGTCGTCAGCAGTGGTGTCGGCTTTTCTGCAATGATTGGTGGAATCCATGACTGTCCAGTTGGTCCTTCATCAGGAAAGCTGGATTTGAATGGAAACGGGATTACATGCAACTCATCTACGGAGGGGGATGGAACACCGTCAGATCGGGAAATTTTTTTCCAGATGGGACTGTTTTTCAACGAAACGTGGAAAGGGGTTATTCGGGCCAAGCGTCACCATCAGATGTCTGGGCTTACAGATGGTGCTTCCAATACCATGCTGATTTCTGAGAATATTCGTACGGGGTATGATCCAGCCAGACCTGATTCAGCCAACTGGGCTTCGCCGAATCCCTATCTCACCAGTTTTTATATAGGCAATCCCTGCCTGAATAGCAACTGCGCTTCCGGAAACGTGGATTATAATCGCTCAAATTCAGGTCCAAGCAAGATTAACGCCGGAATCACTCAGCCCGAGGGGAGTGCCCCTTTTCCCAATTCACTGCACGAAGGAGGCGTTAACGTTGGATACTGTGATGGACACATTCAGTTTCTATCAGCAGACATTGACGGAAAAGTATATGCTGCTCTCGCCAGTCCCCAAGGGCAGGCATTAAGTGGTACGCCACTGGAACAATAA
- a CDS encoding IS256 family transposase, producing the protein MAHQQQSNNILDAVQLLADHGFDEMSQALQILFNEAMKLERSEYLGAEPYQRSVTRRSYANGFKPKSFQSRLGKLELQVPQTRDGDFYPSALERGERSERALKLAIAEMYVQGVSTRKVAKITTELCGFDVTSTQVSRAAKLLDEELETWRNRPLGQVEYLILDARYEKVRVEGSVRDCAVLIAIGVLASGHRSVLGVSVSLSEAEVHWREFLGSLNQRGLHGVKLIVSDAHEGLKAARQNMLAGTPWQRCQFHLMQNAMQYVPKVHLRKQVSDELRNIFNARDLDDALNELKRFVSTHEKTAPKLASWAEENILEGLTVFTIPAGHRKRMRTTNMLERQNKELKRRTRVAGLFPNEESLLRLVTAVLVELSDDWETGMRYLTI; encoded by the coding sequence ATGGCCCACCAACAACAATCTAACAACATTCTCGACGCTGTCCAGCTCCTGGCCGATCATGGATTCGATGAAATGTCGCAAGCACTCCAGATCCTGTTCAACGAAGCGATGAAGCTGGAACGTTCCGAATACCTCGGTGCCGAACCGTATCAACGCAGCGTAACACGCCGTTCTTATGCCAACGGTTTCAAGCCAAAATCATTTCAAAGTCGCCTCGGAAAGCTGGAACTGCAAGTGCCCCAGACACGCGATGGCGACTTTTATCCCTCTGCACTGGAACGCGGCGAACGGAGTGAACGCGCACTGAAGCTGGCAATCGCTGAAATGTATGTTCAAGGCGTCTCTACCCGTAAGGTCGCCAAAATCACCACCGAACTCTGTGGATTTGATGTCACCAGTACACAGGTCAGTCGGGCAGCGAAACTGCTCGACGAAGAGCTGGAAACGTGGCGTAATCGACCGCTGGGGCAGGTGGAATACCTGATCCTCGACGCCCGCTATGAAAAAGTTCGCGTGGAAGGCAGCGTGCGGGACTGTGCCGTGCTGATTGCGATCGGCGTCCTGGCCAGCGGTCATCGGAGCGTACTCGGAGTGTCTGTGTCGCTCTCCGAAGCCGAAGTCCATTGGCGTGAATTCCTGGGTTCACTCAACCAGCGCGGACTGCATGGCGTGAAGCTGATCGTCAGTGATGCACACGAAGGCCTGAAAGCGGCACGACAGAACATGCTCGCTGGCACGCCCTGGCAGCGTTGCCAGTTTCATTTGATGCAAAACGCGATGCAATACGTTCCCAAGGTTCATTTGCGCAAACAGGTGAGCGATGAATTACGCAATATCTTTAATGCCAGAGACCTGGATGATGCGCTGAATGAACTGAAACGGTTCGTTTCCACTCATGAAAAAACAGCTCCGAAACTGGCGAGTTGGGCGGAAGAAAACATCCTGGAAGGACTGACCGTATTTACCATCCCTGCCGGTCATCGCAAGCGGATGCGAACCACAAACATGCTCGAACGGCAGAATAAGGAATTAAAACGGCGTACCCGCGTAGCGGGACTGTTTCCCAATGAGGAGTCGTTGCTGAGGCTGGTGACCGCGGTCCTGGTGGAACTCAGCGACGACTGGGAAACCGGCATGAGATACCTGACAATTTAA
- a CDS encoding DegT/DnrJ/EryC1/StrS family aminotransferase, giving the protein MFSGLDLESGFNAATTTFCPELQKPEIHRQIPHFAELLYLWRSSPHDQNDWIGYFAGSLQETPEDLFPEEFEIEALLEKNEILSGSRINSNLGIASQSESTHPGINSYILSMFADLQEEIPGDYFELKKSFTAETLIMRKATFYQFMVWVYRFIEFSFEKMKSAEFLIQNPEKGIEAVVNSLFIIWYLKKNCTIYDLTSRTSYVGGRYETQTSQIQVSLGCVSYNRQADQNLLEASRTGRIASGRFVEELEHKFAVKLNVKHAIAVCNGTLADAVALSAIALKTGLNNVIVPSLTFIAQANAIRHAGLNPIFLDVGTDGLMEDVVNLAERNPAILYPVHLMGKVCRWVSQLQGTLPVLEDACEALGSQVDGRYAGTMGMAGTFSMYVSHSFTSGEGGRIATNDDEIAELCRSIRAHGRMGDNVNERFCFPRLGFNAKMSNIQAAYATAHIDDFDEIIDSRKQVVKQLADRLGDDFGVATNDIVAHGFPIRYPDQKSRDHALEDKATNIL; this is encoded by the coding sequence ATGTTTTCGGGCTTAGATTTAGAGTCGGGTTTCAATGCTGCTACAACTACATTCTGTCCGGAACTCCAAAAGCCCGAAATACACAGGCAGATACCTCATTTCGCGGAATTACTGTATTTATGGAGAAGCTCACCCCACGATCAAAATGATTGGATCGGGTATTTTGCAGGGAGTCTGCAAGAAACTCCTGAAGATCTTTTCCCTGAGGAATTCGAAATTGAAGCGTTACTCGAAAAAAACGAAATCCTCTCCGGATCCAGAATCAACTCCAATTTAGGGATAGCCTCTCAGTCCGAATCAACGCATCCCGGCATCAACTCATATATTTTGAGTATGTTTGCTGATCTGCAGGAAGAGATTCCGGGAGATTATTTTGAATTGAAAAAAAGCTTCACTGCTGAAACCTTGATTATGCGGAAAGCAACATTTTATCAGTTCATGGTATGGGTCTACCGGTTTATCGAGTTCAGCTTCGAGAAAATGAAATCAGCGGAATTTCTGATCCAGAATCCAGAAAAAGGGATAGAGGCTGTTGTAAACAGCTTATTTATCATCTGGTATCTGAAAAAGAATTGCACAATTTATGATCTAACATCCAGAACGAGTTACGTGGGGGGGAGATATGAAACCCAGACATCTCAGATTCAGGTTTCGTTGGGATGTGTCAGTTACAACAGACAGGCAGATCAGAACCTGCTGGAAGCGTCACGTACAGGCAGAATTGCCAGTGGTAGATTTGTGGAGGAACTTGAACATAAATTTGCTGTAAAACTGAATGTGAAACACGCAATTGCAGTTTGTAATGGCACGTTAGCAGATGCAGTTGCCTTATCCGCCATCGCATTAAAAACAGGGCTCAACAATGTCATTGTGCCATCCCTGACATTCATCGCACAGGCTAATGCTATAAGGCATGCGGGCCTGAATCCCATATTTCTAGATGTAGGAACTGATGGATTAATGGAGGATGTCGTGAACCTGGCAGAACGTAACCCGGCCATTCTCTACCCAGTCCATCTGATGGGGAAGGTCTGTCGTTGGGTGAGCCAGCTCCAGGGAACTCTGCCTGTGCTGGAAGACGCATGCGAAGCTTTAGGAAGTCAGGTTGATGGGAGATACGCAGGTACGATGGGAATGGCAGGAACTTTTTCCATGTATGTGTCTCATTCCTTTACCTCTGGAGAAGGAGGAAGGATTGCTACTAATGATGATGAAATCGCAGAACTTTGCAGATCAATCCGTGCACATGGACGCATGGGAGACAATGTAAATGAACGTTTTTGCTTTCCCCGATTGGGCTTTAATGCAAAAATGTCAAACATCCAGGCTGCATACGCAACTGCGCATATTGATGATTTTGATGAAATAATTGATAGCCGGAAGCAGGTCGTCAAGCAGCTGGCAGACCGCTTGGGAGACGATTTTGGAGTTGCAACAAACGATATTGTCGCTCATGGCTTTCCGATAAGATACCCTGACCAAAAGTCACGCGATCATGCTTTGGAGGATAAAGCAACAAACATTCTGTAA
- a CDS encoding formylglycine-generating enzyme family protein gives MYRGQNCVTNQYSRRGITKREIIVVSCVAILLIAIISPLVIYSRESSRLLHCQSNLRRLGTGLAAYQTTYQCLPPAAIWSTQAMHSLSLNMSTRPDLFTHANWALMLLPFVGEEHLAEKMDYRQPVSIEQNAAVRTTFLSVMTCPGDSFNQAENPHIFEPTPGQSISFARGNYAINGGSHNMRLVPGSTTIPSGDGAQLKIDRENREFQYWGNGVAGFNISFRQKDFANGSSSLVVFDEVRAGIHPVDPRGVWAFGQIGSSVTWAHGVNGDDYGPNNQWPRSDDILGCARLHDTVGTETLKKEGMPCVSYLDSNTNATARSLHTEGANVLFLDGTSRFLSNQIDPGLWHAIHSRETPSELLSSNDFDHQLATENFNDEAALSDESEQHKNQSTKKTTSLTNSIGMQFVLVPAGTFTMGIADSGNNHNPPPETPAHSVTITEDYLLGQYEVTQEQYLRITGNNPSYHLSEDSTEGDAGKKPVERVTWYEAQEFCRQLSNLSTEQMQGRTYRLPTEAEWEYACKAGSDEPFDWGRYRKNSGDTGYAGGIRPALPVTSVGHYPANSMGIYDMRGNVWEWCSDWFDRDYYHRSPRENPRGPAQGFIKVVRGSDWRFTGETCRIDYSMMPPWKASPFVGFRIVCELHQIPDENSIHNHGNVAD, from the coding sequence ATGTATAGAGGACAAAACTGCGTTACAAATCAGTATTCACGACGGGGAATCACCAAACGTGAGATCATCGTTGTATCTTGTGTGGCGATCCTGTTGATAGCCATTATTTCGCCTCTTGTGATCTATTCTCGCGAATCATCTCGTCTGCTGCATTGTCAGTCGAATCTGAGACGTCTCGGCACAGGACTCGCGGCATATCAAACCACGTATCAATGTCTGCCTCCTGCTGCGATCTGGAGCACGCAAGCGATGCATTCGCTCTCTCTGAATATGAGTACGCGTCCTGATCTGTTCACGCATGCTAACTGGGCTTTGATGCTGTTGCCTTTTGTGGGGGAGGAACACCTGGCAGAAAAAATGGATTATCGCCAGCCCGTCAGCATCGAACAAAATGCTGCAGTTCGCACGACATTCCTCTCAGTGATGACCTGTCCGGGTGATTCTTTTAATCAGGCTGAGAACCCGCATATTTTTGAACCGACACCAGGACAATCGATCTCTTTTGCGCGAGGGAATTATGCCATCAATGGCGGATCTCATAATATGCGGCTGGTGCCAGGATCAACCACAATTCCGTCAGGAGACGGAGCGCAGTTGAAAATCGACCGGGAAAACAGAGAGTTTCAATACTGGGGAAATGGCGTTGCCGGATTTAATATTTCATTTCGACAGAAAGATTTTGCAAATGGAAGTTCGTCTCTAGTGGTCTTTGATGAAGTGCGTGCTGGGATTCACCCCGTCGACCCACGAGGAGTCTGGGCGTTCGGTCAGATCGGGAGTAGCGTCACGTGGGCACATGGTGTGAACGGAGATGATTATGGCCCCAATAATCAATGGCCGCGATCTGATGATATTCTCGGGTGTGCGCGCCTGCACGATACCGTTGGGACAGAGACTTTAAAAAAAGAAGGAATGCCCTGCGTCTCCTATCTTGATAGTAACACCAACGCTACCGCACGCAGTCTTCACACTGAAGGAGCAAACGTTCTGTTTCTGGATGGCACCAGTCGTTTTTTATCAAATCAAATAGATCCGGGGCTCTGGCATGCAATTCATTCCAGGGAAACCCCTTCAGAATTACTGAGCTCCAATGATTTTGATCACCAGCTTGCCACTGAGAATTTTAACGACGAGGCTGCTTTGAGTGATGAGTCAGAGCAGCATAAAAATCAATCCACAAAAAAAACTACTTCATTGACTAATAGTATTGGAATGCAGTTTGTCCTTGTCCCTGCAGGTACTTTCACCATGGGGATAGCGGACTCAGGGAATAATCATAATCCTCCTCCAGAAACTCCCGCTCACTCAGTCACTATTACAGAAGATTATCTGCTAGGTCAGTATGAAGTGACCCAGGAACAGTATTTACGAATCACGGGTAACAATCCGAGTTATCATCTATCCGAAGATTCCACGGAAGGTGATGCCGGGAAAAAACCTGTTGAACGAGTGACCTGGTATGAAGCACAAGAGTTTTGCAGACAACTCTCGAATCTTTCAACAGAGCAGATGCAGGGGCGCACATATCGGCTACCCACTGAGGCGGAATGGGAATATGCCTGCAAGGCTGGATCAGATGAACCATTTGATTGGGGCAGATACCGAAAGAACTCAGGTGACACTGGTTATGCAGGTGGGATCAGACCGGCACTGCCTGTGACATCCGTCGGCCATTATCCGGCAAATTCAATGGGAATTTATGATATGCGAGGCAATGTCTGGGAATGGTGTTCCGACTGGTTTGATCGCGACTATTATCATCGCTCTCCCCGAGAAAATCCCCGGGGCCCAGCACAGGGATTTATTAAAGTGGTCCGCGGGTCTGACTGGCGCTTTACCGGTGAAACCTGTCGCATCGATTATTCCATGATGCCTCCCTGGAAGGCCAGCCCCTTTGTCGGATTTCGAATAGTTTGTGAATTGCACCAAATACCGGATGAGAATTCGATTCATAATCACGGGAATGTAGCTGATTGA
- a CDS encoding carboxylesterase family protein, protein MKVSKSTIGFIMAWILVNAGFFTCLSSNHDKTKTEIILAPEIVNEFESLPTPNLTGISKDSVTLRARLLKPERVEKRKAYPLIVSLHGAGERGNDNRQQLKFLPQQMAKSPCRETFPCFVLAPQCPRGMNWSSTVIQADTPAGEDKMLLDQIHKLILDICSKYPIDQQRIYVTGYSMGGFGTWSMIARYPELFAAAVPICGGGNPETVSRFSKMAIWIAHGDADQTIPVASSRRMVKALQQVGSSPVYVELRGVTHDSWTPTYSEQSGMMEWLFKQRRSPGSSH, encoded by the coding sequence ATGAAGGTTTCTAAATCCACCATCGGCTTCATCATGGCATGGATCCTGGTGAATGCAGGATTCTTTACCTGCCTTTCATCGAATCATGATAAAACCAAAACCGAAATCATTTTGGCTCCCGAGATTGTCAACGAATTTGAGTCCCTCCCGACTCCAAATCTGACAGGTATTTCAAAAGATTCTGTTACTCTCAGAGCAAGGCTTTTGAAACCGGAGAGGGTTGAGAAAAGGAAAGCTTATCCCCTGATTGTGTCCCTGCATGGGGCAGGAGAACGAGGAAATGACAATCGACAACAGCTAAAATTTCTACCTCAGCAAATGGCAAAATCTCCTTGCCGAGAGACGTTTCCCTGTTTTGTTCTGGCACCGCAATGCCCGCGCGGCATGAATTGGTCGTCGACTGTAATCCAGGCTGACACTCCCGCCGGCGAAGATAAAATGCTGCTTGATCAGATTCACAAGTTAATTCTGGACATTTGCAGTAAATATCCCATTGATCAACAGAGGATTTACGTCACAGGATATTCGATGGGAGGCTTTGGGACCTGGAGTATGATTGCCCGTTACCCGGAATTGTTTGCTGCAGCCGTACCGATTTGCGGTGGAGGCAATCCGGAAACAGTATCCAGATTCTCAAAGATGGCCATCTGGATTGCTCACGGAGATGCAGATCAGACCATACCGGTAGCTTCTTCAAGAAGGATGGTCAAGGCACTTCAACAGGTGGGCAGTTCACCAGTTTACGTGGAGTTAAGGGGAGTCACTCATGATAGCTGGACACCCACATACAGCGAGCAGTCCGGAATGATGGAATGGTTATTCAAACAAAGAAGATCTCCGGGCAGTTCTCATTGA
- a CDS encoding HNH endonuclease signature motif containing protein: MAFNPDVKRKIVRDRKTGKHHPCVICGTQYPLPDAVHIIDEKEWKRRNACDRQANGMPLCPNCHRVFDEVLRPYLYRALTEFGATGLPESWKQNNKLTVTEIEFGIEEQGAP; encoded by the coding sequence ATGGCTTTCAATCCTGATGTCAAACGCAAGATTGTGCGGGATCGGAAAACGGGAAAACATCATCCCTGCGTGATATGCGGAACCCAATACCCTCTGCCTGATGCTGTCCATATTATTGACGAAAAGGAATGGAAGAGGCGTAATGCTTGCGATCGTCAGGCGAACGGTATGCCTTTATGCCCAAACTGCCATCGCGTTTTCGATGAAGTACTCCGCCCTTATCTCTATCGGGCACTTACAGAGTTTGGTGCAACAGGCTTGCCAGAGTCTTGGAAGCAAAACAACAAGCTCACCGTGACGGAAATAGAATTTGGGATTGAAGAGCAAGGCGCCCCTTGA
- a CDS encoding PGPGW domain-containing protein, producing the protein MHASPELLRWLAVASLLTFIGTAIIIPILVVQIPVDYFKRTGRKTLPWASQHPVIRGILLIGKNVLGFIFVVVGILLLALPGQGLLTVIIGIMLLDFPGKFKLERWVISQKPAIRSINWLRRRSNCPPLEIPEESETSAT; encoded by the coding sequence ATGCATGCGTCTCCCGAATTGTTGCGATGGTTGGCCGTAGCTTCGCTACTCACGTTCATTGGAACAGCTATCATAATTCCAATATTGGTCGTCCAAATTCCGGTTGACTACTTCAAACGAACAGGACGAAAGACTTTGCCATGGGCTTCGCAACATCCTGTCATTCGAGGGATTCTACTAATAGGTAAAAATGTTCTCGGCTTCATCTTTGTGGTAGTCGGAATATTATTACTCGCTCTACCTGGTCAAGGGCTCCTGACGGTCATCATTGGAATCATGCTTCTTGACTTTCCAGGTAAGTTTAAACTTGAAAGATGGGTCATTTCACAAAAACCTGCAATACGCAGCATCAACTGGCTTCGACGGCGTTCAAATTGTCCGCCGTTAGAGATCCCGGAAGAATCAGAAACGAGTGCTACCTAG
- a CDS encoding glycosyltransferase family 39 protein: protein MSFWFDESFCLKMAEFPISDLWVHAKEDPHPPLFYFILKYWMMLFGSSTLATRLASFIPGILSIIGIFLVVKEAYRDPQTGNCSSSVNSAAVVAAALVALSPLHILWSYQVRMYAAGTALAAFSSWFLLKVLRREPSRKRDWYFFTMTAIALVYTHNFGLFVVTAQYLFAAGYLLLHHRAASLLQAGSRLMPLLISATGTLLAWLPWLPSFLHQRQLVVEGFWTKPFSWQTAGATLFDMFGFDQAMDMTPVIGLIAGQIMVLILLLLAFGRRPGDYFLALIAGFPFVAGILVSIFSRNIFNDRYFMFNQIFLFAALAVLISRISLKPIQFCLYGICIAGTGFLAYEQWLNREADFKLPAIQGAMASIEERRKPGELLLVCDPAIYVSVIAHARERGDIFTFHPGEDYPFTHGAAAMREDEYLRSQEIAQRRDPWIWAFDADSYRWRVPVPPGYRLVGENSFPGFRAKYAVRLYSRATEVTAKPNSN, encoded by the coding sequence ATGAGTTTCTGGTTTGATGAAAGCTTCTGTCTCAAAATGGCAGAGTTCCCCATTTCCGATTTGTGGGTCCATGCAAAGGAAGATCCGCATCCACCATTATTTTACTTCATCCTGAAGTACTGGATGATGCTGTTTGGCTCATCGACCTTGGCCACCAGGCTGGCCAGTTTCATCCCGGGTATCTTGTCCATCATTGGGATTTTTCTGGTAGTAAAAGAAGCATATCGCGACCCACAAACAGGAAACTGTAGCTCCTCCGTGAATTCGGCTGCCGTCGTAGCCGCTGCTCTGGTCGCGTTAAGCCCACTCCACATATTATGGTCATATCAGGTGCGGATGTACGCGGCAGGTACTGCTCTGGCTGCTTTTTCAAGCTGGTTTCTGCTCAAGGTCCTGCGACGAGAACCCTCACGCAAACGTGACTGGTATTTTTTCACAATGACGGCGATCGCCCTGGTTTACACACATAATTTCGGGCTGTTCGTAGTCACAGCGCAATATCTCTTTGCAGCCGGTTATCTGTTGCTACATCACCGTGCTGCGAGTTTGTTACAAGCGGGCTCCCGACTGATGCCGCTTTTGATCTCAGCGACAGGCACTCTTCTCGCCTGGCTGCCCTGGCTGCCTTCGTTTCTCCATCAGAGACAACTTGTTGTCGAGGGTTTCTGGACGAAACCATTCAGTTGGCAGACAGCGGGAGCGACGCTCTTTGATATGTTTGGCTTTGATCAGGCAATGGATATGACCCCGGTCATTGGTCTGATTGCAGGTCAGATCATGGTATTGATTCTATTGTTGCTGGCATTCGGGCGTCGTCCGGGGGACTATTTTCTAGCTCTGATAGCCGGTTTCCCGTTTGTAGCTGGAATTCTCGTGTCCATCTTTTCACGAAATATCTTCAATGATCGCTATTTCATGTTCAATCAGATCTTTCTTTTTGCTGCGCTGGCTGTATTAATCAGTCGTATCAGCTTGAAACCGATTCAATTCTGCCTGTATGGAATCTGCATCGCAGGGACCGGTTTTCTGGCTTATGAACAATGGCTCAATCGTGAAGCAGATTTCAAACTGCCTGCCATTCAGGGCGCCATGGCGAGTATTGAAGAACGGCGGAAACCAGGGGAACTGCTTCTGGTGTGTGATCCTGCGATTTATGTATCTGTGATCGCCCATGCCAGAGAACGCGGAGATATTTTCACATTTCATCCGGGTGAAGACTATCCCTTTACACACGGAGCTGCTGCCATGCGGGAAGATGAATATTTACGATCACAGGAAATTGCTCAACGGAGGGATCCCTGGATCTGGGCTTTTGATGCTGACTCTTATCGTTGGAGAGTTCCGGTTCCGCCTGGTTACCGATTGGTGGGGGAAAATTCGTTTCCTGGTTTCCGAGCGAAATATGCAGTAAGACTCTATTCACGAGCAACCGAAGTGACTGCAAAACCAAACTCAAATTGA